A stretch of the Mycolicibacterium celeriflavum genome encodes the following:
- a CDS encoding TetR/AcrR family transcriptional regulator yields the protein MRTRSKRWGGRTGAERRAERRQRLIDAATEIWSESGWAAVTMRGVCAKTGLNDRYFYEDFKTRDELLVAAWDGVRNEMLGEVSATLAERIGQPPMETIRVTIAAVVDRIAEDPGRAKILLAQHVGSSPLQDRRAVALQEATHLVIAASEPHLRPEADETALRMDTLVAVGGFVELITAWHAGLLDVIQGEIVEHTSRLAETLAERYLVDDAGL from the coding sequence GTGCGGACGCGGTCGAAGAGATGGGGCGGGCGTACCGGTGCTGAACGCCGGGCGGAGCGCCGTCAGCGCCTCATTGATGCCGCGACGGAAATCTGGAGTGAAAGCGGTTGGGCAGCAGTCACGATGAGAGGAGTGTGCGCCAAAACCGGCCTGAACGACCGTTACTTCTACGAAGACTTCAAGACCCGCGACGAGTTACTTGTCGCTGCATGGGACGGCGTGCGCAACGAGATGCTCGGTGAGGTTTCTGCGACGCTCGCAGAACGCATCGGGCAGCCGCCGATGGAGACCATCCGCGTGACCATCGCCGCGGTGGTCGACCGGATTGCAGAGGATCCGGGCAGGGCGAAGATTCTACTGGCTCAACACGTGGGCAGTTCCCCGCTTCAGGATCGGCGCGCTGTCGCACTGCAGGAGGCGACACACCTGGTGATCGCAGCCAGTGAGCCACACCTGAGGCCGGAAGCCGATGAAACCGCCCTTCGGATGGACACACTGGTGGCCGTTGGTGGCTTCGTCGAATTGATCACCGCATGGCATGCAGGTTTGCTTGACGTCATCCAGGGGGAGATCGTGGAGCACACGAGTCGGCTTGCCGAGACGCTCGCCGAACGTTATTTGGT